The Gouania willdenowi chromosome 20, fGouWil2.1, whole genome shotgun sequence genome window below encodes:
- the chrnd gene encoding acetylcholine receptor subunit delta, with protein MVGVQTLVLEAVVLLALLPSECWGRNEEERLINYLLKDRGYKKDLRPVKRQQDTVDVFIALTLSNLISLKEVDETLLTNVWIEHTWYDYRLSWNESEFDGISVIRLPSTMLWLPEIVLENNNDAQFEIAYYCNVLVYPDGLCYWLPPAIFRSSCSINVNYFPFDWQNCTLKFVSLTYNAKEIRMQLKTEEDETSKWTVEWIVIDPEGFTENGEWEIIHRPAKKNIYKHIPMESNKHQDVTFYLVIKRKPLFYIVNIIIPCVLISFLASLVYYLPADSGEKMTLSISVLLAQSVFLLLISQRLPETSMSVPLIVKYLMFIMVLVTFVVLNCVVVLNLHFRTPSTHVMSEWTKKFFLERLPRILRMSRPAEEEPQWDGALPRRSSSVGYIASAEEYYSVKSRSELMFEKQSERHGLMKRPTHAAVVKPPDDGGVTDQLYGEMKPAVDGANYIIKHIRNKNDYNEEKDNWSGIARTVDRLCLFLVTPVMTLGTIIIFMMGQYNHPPHLPFNGDTHDYTEAHKRLLHTSQ; from the exons agtgtTGGGGTAGAAACGAGGAGGAACGTCTCATCAACTATCTCCTCAAAGATAGAGGTTATAAGAAAGACCTTCGTCCTGTGAAGCGTCAGCAGGACACGGTGGATGTTTTCATCGCTCTCACACTCTCCAACCTCATCTCTCTG AAAGAAGTGGATGAAACTCTGCTGACAAACGTGTGGATTGAGCAC aCGTGGTACGACTACAGACTGTCCTGGAACGAGTCTGAGTTTGATGGAATCAGTGTTATTCGTCTCCCCTCCACCATGTTGTGGCTGCCAGAGATCGTTCTGGAAAACAA taatGACGCCCAGTTTGAGATTGCCTACTACTGTAACGTGCTGGTTTATCCTGACGGTCTCTGTTATTGGCTTCCTCCGGCCATCTTCCGCTCGTCCTGCTCCATCAACGTCAACTACTTTCCCTTCGACTGGCAGAACTGCACGCTTAAATTTGT GTCCCTGACCTACAACGCTAAGGAGATCAGAATGCAGCTGAAGACGGAGGAGGATGAGACCAGTAAATGGACGGTGGAGTGGATCGTTATCGACCCTGAAGGATTCACAG AGAACGGAGAATGGGAGATCATCCACAGACCAGCCAAGAAGAACATCTACAAACACATCCCCATGGAGAGCAACAAGCACCAGGACGTCACCTTCTACCTGGTCATAAAACGCAAACCTCTGTTTTACATCGTCAACATCATCATCCCCTGTGTCCTCATCTCCTTCCTGGCTTCACTGGTCTACTACCTGCCTGCTGACA GTGGTGAGAAGATGACTCTGTCCATCTCGGTGCTTCTGGCTCAGTCTGTTTTCCTGCTCCTGATCTCACAGAGACTCCCAGAGACGTCCATGTCTGTCCCTCTCATCGTCAA gtacTTAATGTTCATCATGGTTCTGGTCACGTTCGTTGTGTTAAACTGCgttgtggttctcaacctgcaCTTCAGGACCCCGAGCACGCACGTCATGTCTGAGTGGACCAAGAAG TTCTTCCTGGAGCGTCTTCCTCGAATCTTACGGATGTCGCGTCCTGCCGAAGAGGAGCCTCAGTGGGATGGAGCGTTGCCACGGCGATCTAGCTCAGTGGGCTACATCGCCTCGGCTGAGGAGTATTACAGCGTGAAGAGTCGCAGTGAGCTGATGTTTGAGAAGCAGTCGGAGCGACACGGGCTGATGAAAAGGCCCACGCACGCTGCAG TGGTGAAGCCTCCAGATGATGGAGGCGTGACTGATCAGCTGTATGGTGAGATGAAGCCAGCGGTGGACGGAGCTAACTACATCATCAAACACATCCGCAACAAGAACGACTACAACGag GAGAAAGATAACTGGAGTGGTATTGCCCGTACAGTGGACCGTCTGTGTCTGTTCCTGGTGACTCCAGTCATGACTCTGGGAACCATCATTATCTTCATGATGGGACAATATAACCACCCCCCCCACCTGCCCTTTAACGGTGACACACACGACTACACAGAGGCACACAAACGCCTGCTACACACctcacaataa